A window of Clostridioides sp. ES-S-0010-02 genomic DNA:
GAATAGAAATTAAGTTGATTGTATAGTTTAAGAATTTAATCATTAAATTAAAAAGAAGAAGTTATTTTTTCTATGAGTTTTTACTTTTGAGATAACTTCTTTTTTTTAAGAAATTTGTAGTATAATAGAAAAAGATAAAAAATAAATGTAAATAAGTATAAAACTAGAATGTAAAAGTGAAAAATAGATATAGATATTTAAAAGATTATATTTAGTTAATGTTCTTTAGTTTGCCTAAAGAGAATTATAGGAGGTACTGTAATATGAAAGCAAGGTTAATATTAGAAGATGGGACAGTTTTTATAGGAAAAGCATTTGGATATTTAGAAGAAAGTGTAGGAGAAGTAGTATTTAACACTTCGATGATAGGATATGGTGAAGTTTTAACAGACCCTTCTTACTATGGTCAAATAGTTACTATGACTTATCCTCTTATAGGAAATTATGGTATAAATTTATCATCAGCAGAATCTGAAAAAGTGCAAGTGAAAGGATTTATAGTAAGAGAAAAAAGTGATTCTCCAAGTAATTTTAGATGTGAGATTGATATAGACCAATATTTAAAGCAAAATAAAGTGATAGGACTAGAAGGAATAGATACAAGAGCTTTAACTAAGATACTTAGAAATAATGGGACAATGAAAGGTATAATTACATTAGAAGATAGCAAGTTAGAAGATGTTAAACATAAATTAGATAAGTTTTCAAATACAGAAGCAGTTAGAACGGTTACAAGAAAAGAAGTAGAGCATATAGAAGGAAATGGACCAAAAGTAGCTGTTATGGATTTTGGAGTTAAAAGAAATATCTTAAGATCATTTATAGCTCGTGGATGTGATATAACAATATTCCCAGCTACAACATCTCCAGAAGATGTATTAAGTATAAACCCTGATTTAATATTTTTATCAAATGGGCCTGGAGACCCAGAGGATTTAGAAGATGTTATAGAAAATATAAAAGCTCTAATTGGTAAAAAGCCTATAGTTGGAATATGCTTAGGGCATCAGCTTTTAGCCCTAGCTCTTGGAGGAAAAACTGCTAAACTTAAATTTGGACATAGAGGTGGAAATCATCCAGTTAAAGATTTAGAAGAGGGAAAAGTATTTATAACTTCTCAAAATCATGGATATTATGTTTCAGAAGTTCCTGAACAAATGAAAGTGACACATATAAATTTAAATGATAATACTGTTGAGGGAATGAGACATGAGAAGCTAGATGTATACAGTGTTCAATACCACCCTGAAGCTTGTCCAGGGCCAAAAGATAATGACTATATTTTCGATAAGTTTTTAGAGTTCGTAAAATAAATAATATCAATATATATAATATATAACTAAAAATAAGACTAACTTAAATCAAAAAAATATTGGTTTAATTAATATAGATATAATAAATAATCTCAAATTTAATATGGAATAAAATAATTAAAATTGATTGTATAGATTATGAAGATAGAAACTGTGAAAATTGTTTAGATAAGGAGAAAGAGTTATGCCTAAATTAGATAGTATAAAGAAAACTTTAGTATTAGGGTCAGGGCCAATAATAATAGGTCAAGCAGCAGAGTTTGACTACTCAGGAACACAGGCCTGCCAAGCATTAAAAGAAGAGGGAATAGAAGTTGTATTAGTAAATAGTAATCCAGCGACGATAATGACTGATAAAGAAATTGCAGATAAAATATATATAGAACCATTAACAATAGAATTTATAGAAAAAATAATAGAAAAAGAAAGACCAGATAGCTTACTTGCAGGTATGGGTGGTCAAACAGGACTAAACTTGGCTGTAGAATTACATGATGCTGGTATACTAGATAAATATAATGTAAAAGTTATAGGTACATCTATAGAGTCTATAAAAAAGGGTGAGGATAGAGATTTATTTAGAGAAGTAATGAAAGAAATAAATCAACCTGTAATAGTTAGTGATATAGTTACAAACCTAGAAGCAGGTCTTGAATTTGCAAGTAAAATAGGATATCCAGTGGTTGTAAGACCAGCATATACACTAGGTGGAACTGGCGGAGGTATAGCTGATACTGAGGAAGAATTAAGAGAGGTACTTTCACATGGATTGCAATTAAGTCCAGTAGGTCAAGTTCTTCTTGAAAAGAGTATAAAAGGTTGGAAAGAAATAGAATATGAAGTAATGAGAGATGGGAATGGAAACTGTATAACTGTATGTAACATGGAAAATGTAGACCCAGTTGGAGTTCATACAGGAGATAGTATAGTTGTTGCTCCAAGTCAAACTTTAAGTGATGAAGAATACCAACTACTTAGAAAAGCATCAATAGATATAATAAATGCAATAGAAGTTCAAGGTGGATGTAATGTTCAAATAGCTTTAAATCCACATAGTTTAGAATATGCAATAATAGAAATAAATCCAAGAGTTAGTAGATCATCAGCGCTAGCATCAAAAGCTACAGGATATCCAATAGCAAAAGTGGCAGCTAAGATAGCCTTAGGATATACTTTGGATGAAATAGAAAATGCAGTAACTAAAAAAACTTATGCTTGTTTTGAGCCAACTTTAGATTATGTAGTAGTAAAAATACCAAAATGGCCATTTGATAAATTTAAAAAGGCAAATAGAAAATTAGGAACTAAGATGATGGCAACTGGTGAAATAATGAGTATAGGAAGCAACTTTGAAGCTGCTATTCTTAAGGGAATAAGATCACTAGAAACAGGAAAATATTCATTAGTTCATGCTCCATCAGAAGGTAGAACGTTAGAAGAGCTAAAGAAAAGAGTTGTAGTACCTGATGATGAAAGATTGTTTGATTTAGCTGAAATGATAAGAAGAGGCTATAAAGTAGAAATGATAGAAGAAATCACTGGTGTTGATAAGTGGTTTATAAATAAATTTAAATGGATAGTTGAGCAAGAAGAAAAATTAAAAGGTCTTAAAATAGAAGATTTAGATAAGGAATACTTACATGAATTAAAGAAAAAAGGATTCTCTGATAAAGGTATATCTGACTTAATGAAGATAAGCCCAGAAAAATTATACGAATTAAGAAGTCTATATAATATACAACCAGTTTATAAAATGGTTGATACATGTGGAGGAGAATTTGAAGCTCTATCTCCATATTACTACTCAACTTATGAGCAATATGATGAAGTAGTTGTAAGTGATAAGAGAAAAGTTGTAGTATTAGGTTCTGGACCAATAAGAATAGGTCAAGGTATAGAATTTGACTATTGTTCAGTTCACTGTGTAAAATCTTTAAGAAAAATGGGTATAGAAACTATAATTGTAAACAATAACCCTGAAACAGTAAGTACAGATTTTGATACATCAGATAAACTATATTTTGAACCATTAACAGAAGAAGAAGTTTTAAACATAATTGAAAAAGAAAAACCAGAAGGTGTAATACTACAATTTGGAGGACAAACAGCTATAAAACTAGCTAAGTTCTTACATGAGAAAAAAATACCTATATTGGGAACTGATTTTGATGATATAGATGCAGCAGAAGATAGAGAAAAATTTGACGACTTATTAGAGAGATTAGATATAAATAGACCAAAAGGAAAAGGTGTGTGGACAACTAATGAAGGTATTGAAGTTGCTAATGAATTAGGTTATCCAGTATTAGTTAGACCATCTTATGTACTTGGTGGTCAAGGTATGGAAATAACTTATAACGAGGAAAAATTAACTCAGTATTTAGATGATGCTTTTGCCAGAGACCATAAGAATCCAGTACTTATAGATAAATATCTAACTGGTAGAGAAATAGAAGTAGATGCTATATGTGATAAAGAAGATATATTAATACCTGGAATAATGGAACATTTAGAAAGAGCTGGAGTTCACTCTGGAGATAGTACGACAATGTATCCAAGCCAAAATATATCTGATAAGATAAAAGAAAAGATAGTAGAATACACTAAAAAAATAGCTTTAGACCTTAATGTACTTGGTATGGTTAATATACAATTTATAGAATTCCAGAATGAATTATATATAATAGAGGTTAATCCTAGAGCCAGTAGAACAGTACCATATATAAGTAAAGTGAGTGGGGTACCAATAGTTGACTTAGCTACTAAATGTATGTTAGGAGCTAAATTAAAGGATTTAGGATATGGTACAGGAGTTTATAAAGAGCCTAAACTAGTATCAGTAAAAGTGCCAGTATTCTCAATGTCTAAATTAGCTAAAGTTGAAGTAAGTCTTGGACCTGAAATGAAATCTACAGGAGAAGTTTTAGGTGTAGGAGAAAACCTAGAAGAAGCTCTATATAAAGGATTCTTGGCTGCAGGTAGACATATGTCTGACGAAAGAGGAGTAGTACTTGCTACTGTTAATAATAACGATAAAGATGAGTTTATAGAAATAGCAAAAGATATGAAAGAGTTAGGATATACTTTTGTTGCTACAGAAGGTACAGCTAAGAGTCTAAGAGAGAATGGAATAGAAGCTGATATAGTAAATAGAGTTGAAGAGCCTAGACCAAACATACTAGATGCTATAAGAAATAAACAAGTTGATATAGTAATAAATACACCTACTAAAGGTAATGACTCAACAAGAGACGGATTTAAAATGAGAAGAACAGCTATTGAATTTTCTACTGAAATAATGACATCTTTAGATACATTAAAAGCTTTAGTAGAAGTTAAGAAAAAGCAT
This region includes:
- the carA gene encoding glutamine-hydrolyzing carbamoyl-phosphate synthase small subunit codes for the protein MKARLILEDGTVFIGKAFGYLEESVGEVVFNTSMIGYGEVLTDPSYYGQIVTMTYPLIGNYGINLSSAESEKVQVKGFIVREKSDSPSNFRCEIDIDQYLKQNKVIGLEGIDTRALTKILRNNGTMKGIITLEDSKLEDVKHKLDKFSNTEAVRTVTRKEVEHIEGNGPKVAVMDFGVKRNILRSFIARGCDITIFPATTSPEDVLSINPDLIFLSNGPGDPEDLEDVIENIKALIGKKPIVGICLGHQLLALALGGKTAKLKFGHRGGNHPVKDLEEGKVFITSQNHGYYVSEVPEQMKVTHINLNDNTVEGMRHEKLDVYSVQYHPEACPGPKDNDYIFDKFLEFVK
- the carB gene encoding carbamoyl-phosphate synthase large subunit yields the protein MPKLDSIKKTLVLGSGPIIIGQAAEFDYSGTQACQALKEEGIEVVLVNSNPATIMTDKEIADKIYIEPLTIEFIEKIIEKERPDSLLAGMGGQTGLNLAVELHDAGILDKYNVKVIGTSIESIKKGEDRDLFREVMKEINQPVIVSDIVTNLEAGLEFASKIGYPVVVRPAYTLGGTGGGIADTEEELREVLSHGLQLSPVGQVLLEKSIKGWKEIEYEVMRDGNGNCITVCNMENVDPVGVHTGDSIVVAPSQTLSDEEYQLLRKASIDIINAIEVQGGCNVQIALNPHSLEYAIIEINPRVSRSSALASKATGYPIAKVAAKIALGYTLDEIENAVTKKTYACFEPTLDYVVVKIPKWPFDKFKKANRKLGTKMMATGEIMSIGSNFEAAILKGIRSLETGKYSLVHAPSEGRTLEELKKRVVVPDDERLFDLAEMIRRGYKVEMIEEITGVDKWFINKFKWIVEQEEKLKGLKIEDLDKEYLHELKKKGFSDKGISDLMKISPEKLYELRSLYNIQPVYKMVDTCGGEFEALSPYYYSTYEQYDEVVVSDKRKVVVLGSGPIRIGQGIEFDYCSVHCVKSLRKMGIETIIVNNNPETVSTDFDTSDKLYFEPLTEEEVLNIIEKEKPEGVILQFGGQTAIKLAKFLHEKKIPILGTDFDDIDAAEDREKFDDLLERLDINRPKGKGVWTTNEGIEVANELGYPVLVRPSYVLGGQGMEITYNEEKLTQYLDDAFARDHKNPVLIDKYLTGREIEVDAICDKEDILIPGIMEHLERAGVHSGDSTTMYPSQNISDKIKEKIVEYTKKIALDLNVLGMVNIQFIEFQNELYIIEVNPRASRTVPYISKVSGVPIVDLATKCMLGAKLKDLGYGTGVYKEPKLVSVKVPVFSMSKLAKVEVSLGPEMKSTGEVLGVGENLEEALYKGFLAAGRHMSDERGVVLATVNNNDKDEFIEIAKDMKELGYTFVATEGTAKSLRENGIEADIVNRVEEPRPNILDAIRNKQVDIVINTPTKGNDSTRDGFKMRRTAIEFSTEIMTSLDTLKALVEVKKKHINKDKLKVYNIAE